In Drosophila yakuba strain Tai18E2 chromosome X, Prin_Dyak_Tai18E2_2.1, whole genome shotgun sequence, a single genomic region encodes these proteins:
- the LOC6525857 gene encoding uncharacterized protein LOC6525857, with protein MPITGLCIELRPNLRSGVAFLQFDQQVSHSHETRVVIRDYNVYISEKPENRAIDSESSSESDSEDSDELLLIRHDQYGMDIGCLSTFLASGSNISFRFNYNEIDLTSVDGSAVEVPLVPLLLTCQENEAITINCRDCRAELVTAQSYRRLREFPSFLVDPSEFFCHNHGSAGKNKPISLVPAETDLFYGVNYVVINFNEANSRMLNRDDHLYCKRCMRFLGLTMFDGAAARIWADAVRWLPAGAAATAPDRHFFQSSTLTQLVKRLLYSLWPQPLPQLCLSTSRAVLVTSLPNRKQQYMFLHVVESQLRVLRRIRPDSNRLRCYRACKLYYGVFGANPPLLEKWQTQQSLPKMDVSPNMFLELQQRLETNGHLIPDAWRVNCAEEQLQLSYFFYENEEQPDGGVVTSDVFPEQMSQLNGKQLNEEDPYETDAGHASESDDEYSDTDTASEDAPVHSLGKRTLLKRSPTPPRSCVKMATSSPSASPEDK; from the coding sequence ATGCCCATCACCGGGCTGTGCATCGAGCTGCGCCCCAACTTACGCAGCGGCGTGGCCTTCCTGCAATTCGACCAACAGGTTTCGCACAGCCACGAGACGCGCGTCGTCATCCGGGACTACAATGTTTACATCAGCGAGAAACCTGAGAATCGAGCGATCGACTCGGAGTCCAGCTCCGAAAGCGACAGTGAGGACTCCGACGAGCTGCTGCTCATCCGGCATGACCAGTACGGTATGGACATTGGCTGCCTGTCCACGTTCTTGGCCAGTGGCAGCAACATTAGTTTCCGCTTCAACTACAACGAAATTGATCTCACCAGCGTGGATGGGAGCGCCGTGGAGGTGCCTTTGGTGCCACTGCTCCTCACATGCCAGGAGAACGAGGCCATCACTATCAACTGTCGCGATTGCCGTGCAGAATTGGTGACGGCCCAAAGCTATCGCAGGCTGAGGGAGTTCCCTAGCTTTTTGGTGGATCCAAGTGAGTTCTTTTGCCACAATCATGGATCAGCGGGCAAGAACAAACCAATTAGCTTGGTGCCTGCCGAAACAGATCTCTTCTATGGCGTCAACTATGTGGTCATAAATTTTAACGAAGCGAATTCGCGCATGCTCAATCGCGATGATCACTTGTACTGCAAGCGCTGCATGCGTTTTTTGGGACTGACCATGTTCGATGGCGCCGCCGCTCGCATCTGGGCAGATGCAGTGCGTTGGCTTCCCGCAGGAGCGGCGGCCACTGCCCCCGACCGCCACTTCTTCCAGAGCTCCACGCTGACGCAGCTGGTCAAGCGTCTGCTGTACTCGCTGTGGCCTCAACCGCTGCCTCAGCTTTGTTTGAGCACCAGTCGTGCGGTGCTGGTCACCTCGTTGCCCAACCGGAAGCAACAATACATGTTTTTGCACGTGGTGGAATCACAGCTGCGTGTGCTGCGTCGCATTCGCCCGGATTCAAACCGACTGCGCTGCTATCGCGCATGCAAGCTGTACTACGGCGTTTTCGGAGCCAATCCGCCGCTGCTGGAGAAGTGGCAGACGCAGCAGTCGCTGCCCAAGATGGATGTATCACCGAACATGTTTCTGGAGCTTCAGCAGCGGCTCGAGACGAACGGCCACTTGATTCCGGACGCCTGGCGCGTGAACTGcgcggaggagcagctgcagctgtcGTACTTCTTCTATGAGAACGAGGAGCAACCTGACGGCGGCGTCGTCACCTCGGATGTGTTTCCAGAACAGATGAGTCAGCTGAACGGTAAGCAGCTCAATGAGGAAGATCCGTACGAGACGGATGCAGGACATGCCAGCGAGAGCGATGACGAGTACTCCGATACGGACACCGCTTCGGAGGATGCGCCGGTCCACTCGCTCGGCAAGCGGACACTTCTCAAACGCAGCCCCACGCCACCGCGTTCTTGCGTCAAAATGGCCACCTCCTCCCCGTCCGCTTCGCCGGAGGACAAGTAG
- the LOC6525856 gene encoding uncharacterized protein LOC6525856 produces MSEQPENTSYEQECQRAELLGLQPPDPEEFERKRQARLEHELAEQEAAEAVLLEQQDESLGNVGGKLGELNSILSSTQQKLNRFKQTACGSLTNIFARGSSGSVDLSAGIGRSGSIASQEERPPVQEQPVAKPPPTAAEVSAAKAAKQKRMDSQLDKLDALINQADNAQIAMSEQTQQMRRLAK; encoded by the exons ATGTCGGAGCAGCCAGAGAACACCAGCTACGAGCAGGAGTGCCAACGGGCGGAGTTGCTGGGCCTCCAGCCGCCGGATCCCGAGGAATTCGAGCGCAAGCGGCAGGCGAGATTGGAGCACGAGTTGGCCGAGCAGGAGGCCGCCGAGGCGGTG CTGTTGGAGCAACAAGACGAGAGCCTTGGCAATGTGGGTGGCAAGCTGGGCGAGCTCAATAGCATCCTGTCCAGCACGCAGCAGAAGCTGAATCGCTTCAAGCAAACTGCCTGTGGCAGTCTGACCAACATATTTGCACGGGGCAGCTCGGGCTCGGTGGATCTTTCGGCGGGCATTGGTAGATCGGGCTCAATCGCCAGTCAGGAGGAGCGTCCTCCTGTCCAGGAACAACCGGTGGCCAAGCCACCGCCGACGGCTGCCGAGGTTAGCGCCGCCAAGGCGGCCAAGCAGAAGCGCATGGACTCGCAGCTGGACAAGCTGGATGCGCTGATCAACCAGGCGGACAACGCTCAGATAGCCATGAGTGAGCAGACCCAGCAGATGCGTCGCCTGGCCAAGTGA